The following are encoded together in the Pedobacter steynii genome:
- a CDS encoding endonuclease/exonuclease/phosphatase family protein translates to MCSWNLKDFGQSKTDEHIRFIASSVRRFDVVAIQEVVAGYGGPRAVIRLAEELNRSGERWEYTFSHGTSSDRYSKERYAFIWKSRKLKKVGEAWLEKDYHLMIEREPYFARFKAGKKTFTLSSFHARPKSKQPETEIKYFKFLPDLYPEDVLIFCGDFNLPQSHTVFNPLRKMGYTSAMVKQKTSLKQRCINDDCLASEYDNFFYPEDKLRITDTGIVPFYTDFLDLKEARKISDHVPVYLEFSLN, encoded by the coding sequence GTGTGCTCCTGGAACCTGAAAGATTTTGGTCAGTCTAAAACCGATGAGCACATCCGTTTCATCGCCAGTTCAGTGAGGCGCTTTGATGTGGTGGCGATTCAGGAAGTTGTTGCCGGGTACGGTGGACCAAGAGCGGTGATCAGATTAGCAGAGGAATTAAACCGTAGCGGAGAACGATGGGAATATACTTTTAGCCATGGTACTTCCAGCGACCGTTATAGTAAAGAAAGATATGCTTTTATCTGGAAAAGCAGAAAACTGAAAAAAGTAGGAGAGGCATGGCTGGAGAAAGACTATCATTTGATGATTGAGAGAGAGCCTTATTTTGCCAGGTTCAAAGCGGGTAAAAAGACATTTACATTGAGTTCCTTTCATGCACGTCCAAAATCTAAACAACCGGAAACGGAAATCAAGTATTTCAAATTTCTTCCCGATTTGTATCCTGAAGATGTTTTGATTTTTTGCGGGGACTTTAACCTTCCACAATCCCATACGGTTTTTAATCCACTGAGGAAAATGGGCTACACTTCGGCAATGGTGAAGCAGAAAACTTCCCTGAAACAACGTTGTATTAACGACGACTGTCTGGCATCAGAGTATGATAATTTCTTCTATCCAGAAGATAAATTAAGAATTACTGACACAGGGATCGTCCCCTTTTATACCGATTTTCTGGATTTAAAGGAAGCCAGAAAGATCTCAGACCATGTACCAGTATACCTGGAATTCTCTTTGAATTAA
- the clpB gene encoding ATP-dependent chaperone ClpB: MNFNNFTIKAQEAIQQASEIAQGNQQQAIETAHILKGLLTVDENVVSYVLKKLNVNLNVLGQHLDSQIAKFPKVSGSSPYLTSGSNSALQKAQSYLKEFKDEFVSVEHLLLGLLSVNDQTSKLLKDQGVTEKDLKKAIVALRGSSHVTDQNAEATYNALNKYARNLNEYAESGKLDPVIGRDEEIRRVIQILSRRTKNNPILIGEPGVGKTAIAEGIAFRIIKGDVPSNLKTKTVFSLDMGALIAGAKYKGEFEERLKAVVKEVTQSDGDIILFIDEIHTLVGAGGGEGAMDAANILKPALARGELRAIGATTLDEYQKYLEKDKALERRFQKVMVDEPDTQDAISILRGLKERYETHHKVRIKDEAIIAAVELSQRYIADRFLPDKAIDLMDEAASKLRLEMDSVPEKVDELDRKIMQLEIEREAIKRENDDKKVKSLGEEIANLSAERDELKAKWQSEKDLVDGINTEIEQIENYKLEAEQAERAGDYGKVAEIRYGKVKEAQDKVEKLKAELESHQTESRMLKEEVTADDIAGVVARWTGIPVTKLVSSEREKLLHLEDELHKRVAGQDEAIEAISDAIRRSRAGLQDKRKPIGSFIFLGTTGVGKTELAKALAEFLFNDENAMTRIDMSEYQERHAVSRLIGAPPGYVGYDEGGQLTEAVRRKPYSVVLLDEIEKAHPDVFNILLQVLDDGRLTDNKGRVVNFKNTIIIMTSNIGSHLIQDNFKKLDDENRDEVIAKTKSELFELLKQTIRPEFLNRIDELIMFTPLNRSEIRNIVDLQFKHVQATLAEMGVEIEASVEALDWLAELGYDPQFGARPLKRVIQKRILNELSKEILSGKIDKDSKIKLDTFDHKFVFLNNG; encoded by the coding sequence ATGAACTTCAACAACTTTACTATAAAAGCACAGGAGGCGATTCAACAGGCTTCTGAAATAGCTCAGGGCAATCAGCAACAAGCTATTGAAACAGCACATATCCTAAAAGGGCTGCTCACTGTTGATGAAAATGTAGTTTCTTATGTTTTAAAGAAACTCAATGTAAACCTGAATGTATTGGGTCAGCATCTAGACAGTCAGATTGCCAAATTCCCGAAAGTAAGTGGCAGTAGCCCATATTTAACTTCAGGAAGTAATTCTGCCTTACAAAAAGCGCAGTCATATCTCAAAGAATTCAAAGATGAGTTTGTTTCGGTCGAGCACCTGTTATTAGGCCTGCTCTCCGTAAATGATCAGACTTCTAAATTATTAAAAGACCAGGGTGTAACCGAAAAAGACCTGAAAAAGGCGATTGTCGCCTTAAGAGGCTCTAGTCATGTAACAGATCAGAATGCAGAAGCTACTTATAATGCCTTAAACAAATATGCTAGAAACCTGAACGAGTATGCAGAGTCAGGAAAACTGGATCCGGTAATTGGTCGTGATGAGGAAATCAGGAGAGTGATCCAGATTCTTTCCAGGCGTACCAAAAACAACCCTATCCTCATCGGTGAACCAGGAGTTGGTAAAACAGCCATTGCGGAGGGTATTGCCTTCCGGATCATCAAAGGAGATGTTCCTTCCAATCTGAAGACAAAAACTGTTTTCTCCTTAGATATGGGGGCACTAATTGCAGGAGCAAAATATAAAGGTGAATTTGAGGAACGCTTAAAAGCAGTTGTAAAAGAGGTGACTCAAAGTGATGGGGACATCATCCTTTTCATTGATGAGATCCATACCCTTGTAGGTGCGGGTGGTGGTGAAGGAGCCATGGACGCAGCAAATATCTTAAAGCCTGCTTTGGCACGTGGCGAATTGCGTGCGATCGGTGCAACTACCCTGGACGAATATCAAAAATATTTAGAAAAAGATAAAGCCTTAGAACGCCGTTTCCAGAAGGTCATGGTTGATGAGCCGGATACTCAGGATGCAATCTCCATCCTCCGCGGATTAAAAGAACGCTATGAGACTCACCATAAGGTCCGCATTAAAGATGAGGCGATTATTGCTGCTGTAGAATTGTCGCAGCGCTATATTGCAGATCGCTTTTTACCGGATAAAGCTATTGATTTAATGGATGAGGCAGCCTCTAAACTCCGCCTCGAAATGGATAGCGTTCCTGAAAAGGTTGATGAATTAGACCGGAAGATCATGCAACTGGAGATTGAGCGCGAAGCAATCAAAAGAGAAAATGATGATAAAAAGGTAAAATCCCTCGGAGAGGAGATTGCCAATCTATCTGCTGAACGTGATGAGTTAAAAGCCAAATGGCAAAGTGAAAAAGATCTCGTAGATGGGATAAATACAGAAATCGAGCAAATAGAAAACTATAAACTCGAAGCCGAACAAGCGGAGCGTGCAGGTGATTATGGAAAGGTTGCAGAGATCCGTTATGGAAAGGTTAAAGAAGCTCAGGACAAGGTAGAAAAACTAAAGGCAGAACTGGAGAGCCACCAGACCGAAAGCAGGATGCTGAAGGAAGAGGTTACCGCTGATGATATTGCTGGTGTTGTAGCACGCTGGACAGGTATTCCGGTAACAAAGCTGGTTTCCAGTGAAAGGGAGAAACTGTTACACCTGGAAGATGAACTACATAAACGTGTAGCTGGTCAGGATGAGGCCATAGAAGCCATTTCTGATGCCATCCGTAGGTCGAGAGCAGGACTACAGGACAAACGTAAGCCCATCGGCTCTTTCATCTTTCTTGGAACAACCGGAGTTGGTAAAACCGAGCTTGCCAAAGCACTGGCAGAATTTCTGTTTAATGACGAAAATGCCATGACCAGAATTGACATGAGTGAATACCAGGAGCGGCACGCAGTATCCAGATTAATTGGGGCTCCTCCGGGATATGTAGGCTACGATGAGGGTGGGCAATTAACAGAAGCCGTGCGTAGAAAACCATATTCAGTGGTATTGCTGGATGAAATTGAAAAAGCTCATCCTGATGTATTCAATATTCTGTTGCAGGTATTAGATGATGGGCGTCTGACTGACAATAAAGGTCGTGTAGTTAACTTCAAAAATACAATCATCATCATGACCTCTAATATTGGTTCTCATTTGATTCAGGATAATTTTAAAAAACTAGACGATGAAAACCGTGATGAGGTAATTGCAAAAACAAAAAGTGAATTGTTTGAATTGCTGAAACAAACGATCAGACCAGAGTTTTTAAACCGGATAGATGAACTGATTATGTTCACTCCATTGAACCGCAGCGAAATCAGAAACATTGTTGACTTGCAATTTAAACATGTACAGGCAACTCTGGCCGAAATGGGTGTAGAGATTGAGGCTTCTGTAGAAGCACTGGATTGGTTGGCAGAGTTGGGTTATGATCCGCAATTTGGAGCAAGACCGCTAAAACGTGTCATTCAGAAAAGAATTCTGAACGAATTATCGAAAGAAATACTTTCAGGTAAGATCGATAAAGACAGCAAAATCAAGCTTGATACATTTGATCACAAATTTGTGTTTTTAAACAACGGCTAA
- a CDS encoding DUF1801 domain-containing protein, with protein MLNPLESFYFGKEEPIRSCLLTLRELILKQNSRMTAEWKYGMPFFYFKGKMYCYLWIHKKHGHPYIGIANGNKLDHPALLAEKRARMKILLIDPNKDLEVEMIENILQQALNL; from the coding sequence ATGCTGAATCCCCTGGAAAGCTTTTATTTTGGAAAAGAAGAACCTATAAGAAGCTGTTTGCTTACTTTGAGAGAGCTGATCTTAAAGCAAAATTCCCGGATGACCGCCGAATGGAAGTATGGAATGCCTTTTTTCTATTTTAAAGGTAAAATGTACTGTTACCTTTGGATTCATAAGAAACACGGGCATCCTTATATCGGAATAGCCAACGGAAATAAGCTTGATCACCCCGCGCTGTTAGCAGAGAAAAGGGCACGAATGAAAATCCTTTTGATAGACCCAAACAAAGACCTGGAAGTAGAAATGATCGAAAATATTTTACAGCAGGCATTGAATTTATAA
- a CDS encoding MFS transporter, producing MKEFLRLYLDAYRGLSAPAWMLALVMLINRSGAMVIPFLGVYMINHLSFSLEDTGTVLSCFGVGAVAGSFAGGWLTDKVGHFKVQLFSLILTVPMFFLLPELNTVIKLAVGVFVLSLISETFRPANSVSIAYYSKPDNIIRSFSLNRMAMNLGFSIGPALGGFLAAISYTFLFYGNAVAAFFSAILFFLYFRNRKGVEKKVAEHTVENPEIPERSPYKDVLFMLFSILCSIFTICFFQLLSTLPLYYRSIYHMTEANIGVILAFSGVVVFLLEMLLVHIAEKRLSPRDIIVLGTLLCGFSFLILNLAHGMWVLYLAMFVLCLAEILAMPFMATITLQRSTVKTRGAYMGINALCVSAAHVFSPFLGTRVAALYGFPILWWGTAVVLLLTSVGFFFVMKKMKLNTIK from the coding sequence ATGAAGGAATTTTTACGTTTATATTTAGATGCATATCGTGGATTGTCTGCACCAGCATGGATGCTGGCGTTGGTGATGCTAATCAACAGAAGCGGTGCAATGGTGATCCCTTTTCTGGGAGTTTACATGATCAACCATTTGAGTTTTTCACTGGAGGATACAGGAACAGTATTGAGTTGTTTTGGTGTTGGGGCAGTTGCAGGTTCCTTTGCGGGAGGCTGGCTGACGGATAAGGTAGGACATTTTAAAGTTCAGCTTTTTAGCCTGATCCTTACTGTGCCCATGTTTTTTTTGCTTCCTGAACTCAATACAGTAATAAAACTGGCTGTTGGAGTATTTGTTTTAAGTTTGATTTCTGAAACATTCAGACCAGCGAATTCAGTTTCTATAGCTTATTATTCCAAACCGGATAACATCATTCGTTCTTTCTCTCTGAATCGGATGGCGATGAATCTCGGGTTTTCCATAGGTCCGGCATTAGGTGGTTTCCTGGCAGCGATTTCTTATACATTCTTGTTTTATGGAAATGCTGTTGCTGCGTTTTTCTCGGCTATTTTATTCTTCCTTTATTTTAGAAATAGAAAGGGAGTTGAAAAAAAAGTAGCTGAACATACTGTTGAAAATCCAGAGATACCGGAACGTTCTCCGTATAAAGATGTACTATTTATGTTGTTCAGCATACTTTGTTCCATCTTTACGATTTGTTTTTTTCAGCTCTTGAGTACGCTTCCACTTTATTACAGATCGATATATCACATGACCGAAGCCAATATCGGAGTAATTCTGGCTTTCAGTGGTGTAGTTGTTTTTCTATTAGAAATGCTATTGGTTCATATTGCGGAGAAACGTTTATCCCCAAGGGATATTATTGTGTTGGGGACACTGTTGTGTGGTTTTTCATTTCTGATTCTTAACCTGGCGCATGGCATGTGGGTACTTTATCTGGCAATGTTTGTACTTTGTCTGGCAGAAATTCTGGCCATGCCTTTTATGGCAACCATCACCCTGCAAAGGTCAACAGTAAAAACCAGAGGAGCTTATATGGGCATCAATGCGCTTTGTGTTTCAGCGGCTCATGTGTTCTCTCCATTTTTAGGTACACGGGTAGCGGCTTTGTATGGGTTCCCGATATTGTGGTGGGGAACTGCAGTAGTCCTGTTGCTGACTTCCGTTGGGTTCTTCTTTGTAATGAAGAAAATGAAATTAAATACCATTAAATAA
- a CDS encoding MFS transporter, whose protein sequence is MNTAPSTGKMVENTVFPILFAISFSHLLNDTIQSLIPAIYPVIKKSYHLSFSQIGLITLTFQMAASLFQPFVGMYTDKKPQPYSLAIGMGFTLIGLVILSVSNGFYMMLLSVGLIGTGSSIFHPEASRMAHAASGGRRGLAQSIFQLGGNAGSSLGPLLAAWIIVPFGQFSVIWFSLIALLAILILSRVGNWYKGHMLNKAKQGAKVETVVNTFSRKKVILAVSILLVLIFSKYFYMASLTSYFTFYVIDKFQVSVQSSQIYLFVFLFSVAAGTLVGGPVGDRFGRKYVIWFSILGTAPFALMLPYANLFWTGVLIVPIGMILASAFSAILVYAQELIPGKVGLVAGLFFGFAFGMGGIGSALLGKLADSTSIEYVFHVCSFLPLIGLLTGFLPNIEVKK, encoded by the coding sequence ATGAATACTGCTCCTTCCACTGGGAAAATGGTTGAAAATACCGTCTTTCCGATCCTTTTTGCTATTAGTTTTTCACATCTGTTAAACGACACCATTCAATCTTTAATTCCAGCCATTTATCCGGTGATAAAAAAAAGTTATCACCTTAGTTTTTCTCAAATCGGACTGATTACACTGACGTTTCAAATGGCCGCATCTTTATTTCAGCCATTCGTGGGGATGTATACAGATAAAAAACCTCAACCATATTCCCTGGCTATCGGAATGGGTTTTACCTTAATTGGTCTGGTGATTTTATCTGTTTCTAATGGATTTTATATGATGCTGCTGTCAGTTGGGCTGATTGGAACAGGTTCTTCGATTTTTCATCCAGAAGCTTCCAGAATGGCTCATGCTGCATCAGGTGGTCGCAGAGGACTGGCGCAATCTATTTTCCAGCTGGGTGGTAATGCAGGAAGTTCTCTCGGACCATTGCTGGCTGCCTGGATCATTGTTCCTTTCGGACAGTTTAGTGTAATCTGGTTTTCATTGATTGCTTTACTGGCCATTCTGATTTTAAGCAGGGTAGGAAACTGGTATAAGGGGCATATGTTGAACAAGGCCAAACAAGGGGCTAAAGTAGAAACTGTAGTTAACACTTTCTCCAGAAAAAAGGTAATTCTGGCAGTATCGATCTTGCTCGTTCTGATTTTCTCGAAATATTTCTACATGGCCAGTCTGACAAGTTACTTTACTTTCTATGTAATAGATAAGTTCCAGGTATCTGTTCAAAGTTCACAGATCTACCTGTTTGTTTTCCTGTTCTCTGTAGCTGCGGGGACGCTGGTTGGCGGTCCTGTTGGAGACCGTTTCGGTCGTAAATATGTAATCTGGTTTTCCATCCTGGGGACCGCACCATTCGCATTAATGCTTCCTTATGCGAACTTGTTCTGGACTGGAGTATTGATTGTTCCGATTGGTATGATTCTGGCTTCCGCCTTCTCTGCGATTCTGGTTTATGCGCAGGAATTGATTCCCGGTAAAGTTGGGTTAGTAGCTGGCCTTTTCTTCGGCTTTGCCTTCGGAATGGGTGGAATCGGTTCGGCACTGCTGGGTAAACTAGCTGATAGTACAAGTATTGAATATGTTTTCCATGTTTGTTCATTCCTTCCGTTAATTGGATTGCTCACTGGATTCCTTCCTAATATTGAAGTGAAAAAATAA